From the Perca fluviatilis chromosome 11, GENO_Pfluv_1.0, whole genome shotgun sequence genome, the window CTCAAAAGACTTCTCGTTGGTGATGTCGTAGACAAGCATGATGCCCTGTAAAGAACCAAATGTGTTCAGATTAACAGAGTACATTAGCTGTGGCTTCCTGGGAAAGTGGATTTAggttacatttgtctgacaataGGTGAAGATACGCACCATTGCTCCTCTGTAGTAGGCTGTTGTGATTGTTCGGAAGCGCTCCTGTCCAGCTGTatccctaaaaaaaaatatatataataataataataataataataataataccccaATCGTGACATCTCAGaaatttaacaataaatatgaAATGCCAATGCTTTTAAAGTCAATATTTGGATACATTATGTGGGAAAGTTTCCATCAATATCTTACTGCAGTTAAGCATGGGAGCTATGTATAAAGGTTAGTTTATCTTaaatggacctttttttttcaacagataTAGATACAGATGACCCGTGATTTTGTAGCTGAAGACATAAACTACATAAAAGACTACAATAAACCCAGGTAAAATTACAATTAAGAACGTGTAGATtcaattttaaaaactactaaaCGACTTTTGGGGCCGATAATTCACATTTTAAGCCAAATATTGACAAAACACTGCCAGTGTGTCACACACGCCCTGCATTAAAAGGATTTAAAGTATGGTAAACTTACCATATCTGTAACTTTATCTTCTTGCCGTCAAGCTCTATTGTTCTGATCTTGAAATCAATGCCTGGAGGGAAAAGGAAGGATCATTAATGAAAAtcataacgttagcttgctagcttagTGTACCTGTCAAACATTGGTCAACATTGTTGGGTTACAACCAAAGGACACTTGTGGACTGGAAACAAACGGGGGTCTCGGCTTCATGTCATAGCATAGGGCAGTAATATGTGCATGAAAGAACAACAGCGCTTATCAGCTTAAATTGACCAGCTACAGCGTGCTACATATCAGGTTTCCGGTGTCTAGACCAGAATGTAGACGGCACCTAACGGTAATGGCTAATGCTAACCGCAAAGGAGCCACCCGGCATGAATATAGCTAGCTAATACAACACAAACATTTCTGCTCATACATTAGCCCCATAGAAAACACACGGGTAATAGTATTTCCCCTTGCCATCTCTTAGTAACGAGTTAGTTATATTTATGACATCCAAAAGAATAACACACTATAAATGACAAAGAGAAACTACTTCCAGCCGTAAACGTAGCTTGAGCAGCAAGTAGACCGAGCCTCTGAGACAGACCACTGGCGTATGTAAACAGACAAAAAGACACagtttagctagctacatcACCAACACCGTACCTATAGTTGAGATAAACGTTGAGTTGAAGGCGTCTTCTGAAAACCTGAAGAGGACACAGGTCTTCCCGACACCAGAGTCGCCGATTAACAGTAATTTAAACAAATAGTCGTATGTCTTCGCCATACTTGATATTATTGCGGAAATCCCGCCCGGCGAAGCAGCGATGTGAATATGCTGaagtgtcgccccctgctggctcGGAATTCACCAGCCGTTTATATCTAACTGAGACCGtggtctatctgtctatctatctccTAGCTATCTATCAGTCTGCACGGTCTGCACAGCGAAGTAATGCTGCATTCAAGTGCTCCTCGGATGGTCCTTTTCCCGAGTTGGGAAGTCGTTCTTCCAAGTACACCTCTCTTCCCACTTTGGTGTGTTCATGATGGACGCTACAAAGAAAATGTGATGTATTTTATTACTCAGAGCGAACAACACGTTGTCCCAGACTTGTTGCTGCTCCAGTAACGTTACATTCCCGGGGTTAATGCTAATCTAGGTCACTCTATTACTAATACGTGTGAGCAAAAAGTGATATGGCTTACGTAAATAAAAAGTTACAATCAACCCAACATTTATTTTCGTTTGACATGTTTGATGCGTAAGATGACGCCGTCATATTACAGTCGTATAGCAAACATTTCGCCGACTTTAAACCTAGTTGTTCCGATTTGAGGGGCATTCACGTGAATTTTCCTAGTCAGGAACTTATTTTTCCGAcatcacatgaatgcagcataacTATGTACATTatgacatatatattttttattattatttattttatacatattttatatatgtcaatgcataTTACTAGTGTCCTTCTCTTTCTGGACTGTTGATTCCTTCATGCAACCGGAGAGCCATCAGACAGAAATGTCTTGACTTTTCCTCTTTCAAGGTTAAAGTTGCTGATGGCTTTGGAAAAACCTGCGTGCCTCATCTTTTTCTTATGGTATCATAAAACCTTTTCTAATACACTTTGGCTCTAACTTTCTTTATCGCTAtctgttttattgtttgtaGGAGTGTCTTTACAGCATCTTGAGTACTGAAGGTTGAATCCAGTAAACCAGTTTGAATGTTGAGTTTAATCACAGCTCATCAAAGGAAGTTGCTGCTGGATGAGTCAAGTTAAAGCAAGCTCTTCCTCTGTTTGAGTTGAGCAGGATGTTAATCAGCCTCAGACAAGAAATCTCTGGCATGTGCCAAGAAATCCTCATTGGAAATCCCATCTGAAGAAGAAAGTCACACATTGTGTTGTTCCAGTAAAGTTGTTTATACacaatagggctgggcaatatatcgatattatatcgatatcatgatatgagactagatatcgtcttagattttggatatcgtaatatcgtgatatgacataagtgttgtcttttactggttttaaaggctgtattacagtaaagtgatgtacttttctgaacttaccagactgttctagctgttctatttgccttttccccacttagacattatgtccacattaatgatgattatttatataaaatctaagtgtgaagatattttgttaaagcaccaattttcaaccctagaatatcgccacaatatcgatatcgaggtatttggtcaagaatatcgtgatatccgattttctccatatcgcccagccctaatacagAATAAGCATGAGTTTATTCAGTAGTCACAGTGTTTTATTGAATGCATAATCTAACCTGTGCTGGTTATCAAAGAATTTGGTAATTTGTGAAATCAAAATTCCTACCTGAAAAATACCTCTTTCATATTGCCTGAATATCTTTCTGACAATAGAAATGAGATTTACTTCTATTATCATTCTTGATTAGGTTGGAGACAGAGGGACCTCAGGGCTACGGATATGTTACCTGCACTTAGTGTTTAGTGTtgatgggaggaggagggggggttaCTCTACCCAAGATGCTATCAGATGACGGAGTATTTACCTCCATTGGTGTTTTCTGTAATTAAAGAGTTGGCCTTTACAAAATTAAATACCACCACTTCAACTGTGTCCCCGGTGGCCTTTCGTGACTTCCATACTAGTCTAAAATTTTAAGTGACTTGGGACTTGAATATTGTGATTTATGCTACTTTACACTTTTCAGAGGTAGCCTATAGCCTATATTGTGCTTTTACTTACATTTATTATGCAGCTATAGTTAGTTACTGTGCAGACTAAGATTTTGCTTGCAAAACATTATGTTCAATTTATAAAATGATTCAATAACAAGATTAAAATGTTGCTTACACAATAATGCACATATTACTAACCCAATTATACAATAACactactttttttgtttaaatggtTTAGTACTCATGACACCTCAATTCCCTTTCACATGTGCTTTTTCCATGAAACAGAAACCAAAAGAAAAAGAGTTGTCAATCAGAATAGTAGTTTCTCATTTAGTTAACTTAGATTAATAGTCCACAAAAAGTATTAACTGGTGGCTAACTTACTACTTGAGGAAAACAATCtaacatttaatttaacattAACCTTATGTGGTGATTCACGGTCACAGCAGAGCACACAGAAAAAGCAATGCATGTTAGCCCATGTAAACtgaaggggggggggcttgTTCTGCTGTTGCTGTTAATGACTCAGTGTTGAAAATGCCTAaaggacacacaaacatatgcaACACTatgcatagacagacagacacacataacataacacataAAGCTCACTTTATCATCATGTTCAGTTTAATTTGTGCTCAGAGTTTGGTCTACAACACAATTTCTAGCACCAAAACTGATTATCATATGGTCccaaaaccattaaaaaaaaaaataaaattaaaaaaaaaataaaagggaaaagaaacaaaaagaaccataaatatataaaagggGTACGTGTTTAGGAATAATAGTGAAATTACAGAGAATGGATGGCATGTAGAAAATctttcacaaaacaaaaaaaatttgttttttttttatttgtttgatctTCATGGAATTTTACAAGCTATTGAGCTCCTGCAGTGTTTGGTCCAGGACTTGGTGCATTCCTACGTTTTGCTCTTTTTCTTTCGATAGGTTCTCTGCAATAAAAAGTAACAGCAGATATAAAATGCAATGGCTATGTCAGTGAACAGAATAATTGATCACGTAAGTGAAATGGGTAAACTAATAAAATATGGTTAGAGTAGACATACCGGAAGAAACCAACTTCCGTACAATATAAATTTAGCCTTTTGATTATGGCCAATGCATAAAGAAACTATTGACATTACAGCTGCAGAGTGGTGAAAAGCAGGCTTAAGTCAAATGACAGAAGACAgagtaaaagagaaaaatatcTTTATTGAGCTTTTGTTTAACAGAAAAGGAGCAAGGGGCAGTGATAACAAAGGGAGAAAAGAAGAGCTTCCAATCAGGCAAGGAGAGacaaagggaaagtgaaagctAAATGCAAGGTCTACATGGTGTTCATATCATTGAGGGCATGATCCAGCTCCTCGCTGATAGCCTTGTATTTCAGCTTCTGAGTGTACAGTTCGTCTGCAGGTCAAagggcagagacagagagcaggtGGAGGACAATGCAGAGTTGTGCAGACCAAGATGGAAAAgcaggaggaaaaagagagaaatcagATCAAAATGATCAAGATTTGATCAAAGGTTGTAAAAGGAGTAAAGAAAGTGTAGATCAAGGATTGAAAAGAAGGATTAAAATGAAGTGTACCTTCTAAGTCATCGATGGTCTTTTCCAGCTTAGCCACGGACCTCTCTGCGAATTCTGCACGGGTCTCCGCCTTTAAAAAGACAACGTGTTAATCATCCCGACATATTCTCCTCAGACAATATATAGCTTGAGCAGACACAAAACTTACCTCCTTAAGTCTGTCATTCAGGACTTTAATCTCTTCCTCATACTTGTCTTCTTTCTCAGAGTActatagagagagaaaataaaataattttaaatgccaaaacaatatcaatgtttttatttgtgaaaaagagtTATTCCACCTTTTCATGCTCAACATTGATATGCATGTTGCATGACATGTCTCTTTTTTTAGAAAGTTAAGAGTTTTACGGCTTTGAAGCTCATTCTAGACAGAATAGGGATATAGATGCAGGTGAATAGAATGAGTTACACTTCTTCTACTTTAtaagtaaatttaaatgtaataaaaaaaataaaataaaaaaaatcaagatgCTCTGCTTCTCCAGGGCTTTTAAGGTCAAACAGCATGCTAATAGAGATAAACAATACACCCTCAAACTGCTCCTCTGGGAGAGATGAACATCACCTACCTTATCAGACTGAGCCTCTAGCGACTTGAGGTTGTTGGTGACGTTCTTCAGCTCTTCTTCCAGGTCAGCACACTTACTGTATAAATAGAGAAAATGTTACAATTTCTGAATATGTTTGACAATGGTCTGTTATCTGGCTAAAAACTGAATGATGCTTGCAAGCTCGCATATAACTTGTTCAGTTTGAGCTTACAGTTCTGCAATTTCTGccctctcttctgctctctccaGCTCACCCTCAAGGATTACCAGTTTGCGGGCAACCTGACATTTAAAAAGGACGTAAAATTCACAGttgagcaaaaacaaaaatgacatctGAAAACTGAAAGTAAGCTGAAATGTGATCTCCGTGCACGTACCTCCTCGTATTTGCGGTCTGCCTCCTCAGCGATGTGTTTGGCTTCTTTGAGTTGCATTTCCTGGATCTCCATCTTCTCCTCGTCTTTCATGGCTCTGTTCTCAATCACCTTCATGCCTCTGATGatcagaaagacagacagccTTTAGTTCAACACAACCACAAAGACACCACAAATTGCTACGGGCTGCTTCAGACTAAAGGTTTATATTTTTGTGGTTTCAGTCCCAGCATTATGTAGATGCTAGGATTCGTTTTTTTGCTGGCATTCTCTCCATGAAAGCTACAAATGAGCTCATAGGGATTAGTGTCACTGGACATACCAAACATTGAAAAATGTATAACTCATTGTCAGAACTGTTTAATTACCCAGGTGATACTGTGGTGTTTGAGGTTGCTGCTAAAATCAAActattattttatactgtacaatcCTTTACTTATTTTGTATCTGTAAAtagtttttgtttcattttgatttattgtttaGCCTTCTTA encodes:
- the LOC120568865 gene encoding tropomyosin alpha-1 chain-like isoform X4 encodes the protein MEAIKKKMQMLKLDKENAIDRAEQAESDKKAAEDKCKLLEDELLALQKKLKGTEDELDKYSEALKDAQEKLELSEKKAADAEGDVASLNRRIQLVEEELDRAQERLATALQKLEEAEKAADESERGMKVIENRAMKDEEKMEIQEMQLKEAKHIAEEADRKYEEVARKLVILEGELERAEERAEIAELKCADLEEELKNVTNNLKSLEAQSDKYSEKEDKYEEEIKVLNDRLKEAETRAEFAERSVAKLEKTIDDLEDELYTQKLKYKAISEELDHALNDMNTM
- the LOC120568865 gene encoding tropomyosin alpha-4 chain-like isoform X1, whose translation is METVKKKIQTLQLHVDEAEDRALAVQRELDTERELRDKAEGDVASLNRRIQLVEEELDRAQERLATALQKLEEAEKAADESERGMKVIENRAMKDEEKMEIQEMQLKEAKHIAEEADRKYEEVARKLVILEGELERAEERAEIAELKCADLEEELKNVTNNLKSLEAQSDKYSEKEDKYEEEIKVLNDRLKEAETRAEFAERSVAKLEKTIDDLEENLSKEKEQNVGMHQVLDQTLQELNSL
- the LOC120568865 gene encoding tropomyosin alpha-4 chain-like isoform X2; this encodes METVKKKIQTLQLHVDEAEDRALAVQRELDTERELRDKAEGDVASLNRRIQLVEEELDRAQERLATALQKLEEAEKAADESERGMKVIENRAMKDEEKMEIQEMQLKEAKHIAEEADRKYEEVARKLVILEGELERAEERAEIAELKCADLEEELKNVTNNLKSLEAQSDKYSEKEDKYEEEIKVLNDRLKEAETRAEFAERSVAKLEKTIDDLEDELYTQKLKYKAISEELDHALNDMNTM
- the LOC120568865 gene encoding tropomyosin alpha-1 chain-like isoform X3, with the protein product MEAIKKKMQMLKLDKENAIDRAEQAESDKKAAEDKCKLLEDELLALQKKLKGTEDELDKYSEALKDAQEKLELSEKKAADAEGDVASLNRRIQLVEEELDRAQERLATALQKLEEAEKAADESERGMKVIENRAMKDEEKMEIQEMQLKEAKHIAEEADRKYEEVARKLVILEGELERAEERAEIAELKCADLEEELKNVTNNLKSLEAQSDKYSEKEDKYEEEIKVLNDRLKEAETRAEFAERSVAKLEKTIDDLEENLSKEKEQNVGMHQVLDQTLQELNSL